A single window of Cellulomonas sp. NTE-D12 DNA harbors:
- a CDS encoding HAD hydrolase-like protein, which translates to MSPAPLVLLDLDGTLTDSAPGIVASAQAAYADLGLPTPDAATLRTFVGPPIAGSFLAHGVPAERVGEAIAAYRRYFRAGGMFDNAVFDGVPEALRDLRAAGARLLVATSKPTVFARPIVEHFGLAELLDGVFGAPPDDVPSSKATVIAEALASLGPDGYDPATTLMVGDREHDVIGARAHGIDTLGVAWGYAVPGELQGAGAVVVLDRPAELLPAVADRLPLSPQKVRPEAAPTTGR; encoded by the coding sequence ATGAGCCCAGCACCGCTCGTCCTGCTCGACCTCGACGGCACCCTGACGGACTCGGCCCCCGGGATCGTGGCGTCGGCGCAGGCGGCCTACGCCGACCTGGGCCTGCCGACCCCCGACGCCGCGACGCTGCGCACCTTCGTCGGACCGCCGATCGCCGGGTCGTTCCTGGCGCACGGGGTGCCGGCCGAACGCGTCGGCGAGGCGATCGCCGCGTATCGCCGGTACTTCCGGGCCGGCGGCATGTTCGACAACGCGGTGTTCGACGGCGTGCCGGAGGCGCTGCGTGACCTGCGTGCCGCCGGCGCCCGTCTGCTCGTGGCGACCTCCAAGCCGACGGTGTTCGCCCGGCCGATCGTCGAGCACTTCGGTCTCGCGGAGCTGCTGGACGGGGTGTTCGGGGCGCCGCCGGACGACGTGCCGTCGTCGAAGGCCACCGTGATCGCCGAGGCGCTCGCCTCGCTCGGGCCCGACGGCTACGACCCGGCCACCACGCTGATGGTGGGCGACCGGGAGCACGACGTCATCGGCGCCCGTGCGCACGGCATCGACACGCTCGGGGTGGCGTGGGGGTACGCCGTTCCGGGCGAGCTGCAGGGTGCCGGGGCCGTGGTCGTGCTGGACCGCCCCGCCGAGCTGCTGCCCGCGGTGGCGGACCGCCTGCCGCTCAGCCCGCAGAAGGTGCGACCGGAGGCTGCGCCGACCACGGGAAGGTGA
- a CDS encoding phosphoribosyltransferase, which yields MTIGRPTQADESGAELADAREVLGWELFGTAVRELAQAVVDSGFRPDVVVAVARGGLPPGGALAYALGTKAVGTLNVEFYTGVDERLAEPAVLPPLLDTSALHGLRALVVDDVADTGETLALVQRLVAEHCDEARTAVLYAKPRSVVDPDYVWRRTDRWITFPWSAQPPVAPSAG from the coding sequence ATGACGATCGGACGCCCGACCCAGGCAGACGAGTCCGGTGCCGAGCTGGCGGACGCCCGCGAGGTGCTCGGCTGGGAGCTGTTCGGGACCGCGGTCCGCGAGCTGGCCCAGGCGGTGGTCGACTCCGGCTTCCGGCCGGACGTCGTGGTGGCGGTGGCGCGCGGCGGGCTGCCGCCGGGTGGCGCGCTCGCGTACGCGCTGGGCACCAAGGCGGTCGGCACGCTGAACGTCGAGTTCTACACGGGGGTCGACGAGCGGCTGGCGGAGCCGGCCGTGCTCCCGCCGCTGCTGGACACGTCGGCGCTGCACGGCCTGCGGGCCCTCGTCGTCGACGACGTGGCCGACACGGGGGAGACGCTGGCGCTGGTGCAGCGGCTGGTGGCCGAGCACTGCGACGAAGCGCGCACCGCGGTGCTGTACGCCAAGCCTCGATCGGTCGTCGACCCGGACTACGTGTGGCGGCGCACCGACCGGTGGATCACCTTCCCGTGGTCGGCGCAGCCTCCGGTCGCACCTTCTGCGGGCTGA
- a CDS encoding DUF1206 domain-containing protein, translated as MDHTVRASAVRAGNHPVLENGARLGYAASGVLHLLLGWLALQLALGHAATADQNGALAALASTGIGKALLWVLLAGFILLGVWQVAEAIGRYGKQRIKPAAKAVVYLALAWTTFSVLRGSGASGNQQSSGTAARLMTYPAGRLLVGAIGVLVVVVGVYHVVKGWKKTFLTDLREHPNGGVVLAGRIGYVAKGVALALVGGLFVSAALTADPTKAKGLDGALRSLLALPLGRVLLILVAVGLAAYGIYSFARARYARV; from the coding sequence ATGGACCACACCGTGCGCGCGTCGGCCGTCCGGGCCGGCAACCACCCCGTGCTCGAGAACGGCGCCCGGCTGGGCTACGCGGCAAGCGGGGTGCTGCACCTGCTGCTGGGCTGGCTCGCCCTGCAGCTCGCCCTGGGCCACGCGGCCACGGCGGACCAGAACGGTGCGCTCGCGGCCCTGGCCAGCACCGGCATCGGCAAGGCGCTGCTGTGGGTGCTGCTGGCCGGGTTCATCCTGCTCGGCGTCTGGCAGGTGGCCGAGGCGATCGGCCGGTACGGCAAGCAGCGGATCAAGCCGGCCGCCAAGGCCGTGGTGTACCTGGCGCTCGCCTGGACCACGTTCAGCGTGCTGCGCGGTTCCGGGGCGTCCGGCAACCAGCAGTCCTCCGGCACGGCCGCCCGGCTGATGACCTACCCCGCCGGCCGGCTGCTGGTCGGTGCGATCGGCGTGCTGGTGGTCGTCGTCGGCGTCTACCACGTCGTCAAGGGCTGGAAGAAGACGTTCCTCACCGACCTGCGCGAGCACCCCAACGGTGGCGTCGTGCTCGCCGGCCGCATCGGCTACGTGGCCAAGGGCGTCGCGCTCGCCCTGGTGGGCGGCCTGTTCGTCTCGGCGGCGCTCACGGCGGACCCGACCAAGGCCAAGGGCCTCGACGGCGCGCTGCGCAGCCTGCTCGCGCTACCCCTGGGACGGGTGCTGCTGATCCTCGTGGCGGTGGGCCTGGCGGCGTACGGCATCTACTCCTTCGCCCGCGCGCGGTACGCCCGCGTCTGA
- a CDS encoding phosphatase PAP2 family protein — protein MSALTRYDADRSAPTVREAARDALVRAALPAVLLFGVVLGLGLVLTGPLHGVPSERALSQALADGRTPLMNTLTRYGSLTGSTGVIAVCTLLAVLLLWWATRQWWSAVVPAIAVLLELAVFLSTSLIVGRPRPDVPHLDQAPPTSSYPSGHTGASTALWFSLALLAQRIRSTWVRVLVTVLCALVPFAVAYSRMYRGMHSATDVAAGFLNGAVCAALAYGYLRRDTARRVPVDDAPDRTTSGHGRFTPELTPPAPGSPTPTSTTSAFAPAAGPAPLRTGRHAAPPTSAPPAAAAPVAASDAGVPRAGEGVDAVRRQAHRHEDQQHPSQG, from the coding sequence ATGAGCGCCCTGACCCGGTACGACGCCGACCGCTCCGCGCCCACCGTCCGGGAGGCCGCCCGTGACGCGCTGGTCCGTGCCGCGCTGCCGGCCGTCCTGCTGTTCGGCGTGGTGCTCGGCCTGGGTCTCGTGCTGACCGGGCCGCTGCACGGCGTGCCGTCGGAGCGCGCCCTGAGCCAGGCGCTCGCCGACGGCCGGACGCCGCTGATGAACACGCTGACGCGCTACGGCTCGCTCACGGGCAGCACGGGCGTCATCGCCGTCTGCACGCTGCTCGCCGTCCTGCTGCTGTGGTGGGCGACGCGTCAGTGGTGGTCCGCCGTCGTGCCCGCGATCGCGGTCCTGCTCGAGCTCGCCGTGTTCCTGAGCACGTCGCTCATCGTCGGGCGGCCGCGCCCGGACGTCCCGCACCTCGACCAGGCACCGCCGACGTCGAGCTATCCCAGCGGGCACACCGGCGCGTCGACGGCCCTGTGGTTCAGCCTCGCGCTGCTCGCGCAGCGGATCCGCAGCACCTGGGTCCGGGTGCTGGTGACCGTGCTCTGCGCGCTGGTGCCGTTCGCGGTGGCGTACTCGCGGATGTACCGCGGCATGCACAGCGCCACCGACGTCGCAGCCGGGTTCCTCAACGGTGCCGTCTGCGCGGCTCTCGCGTACGGGTACCTGCGGCGGGACACCGCCAGGAGGGTCCCGGTCGACGACGCTCCCGACCGCACGACGTCCGGGCACGGCCGGTTCACCCCGGAGCTGACGCCGCCCGCACCGGGCTCGCCGACGCCGACCTCGACCACGTCGGCGTTCGCACCGGCGGCCGGGCCGGCGCCCCTGCGGACCGGGCGGCACGCAGCCCCGCCCACGTCGGCACCCCCTGCGGCCGCAGCGCCGGTGGCAGCCTCAGACGCGGGCGTACCGCGCGCGGGCGAAGGAGTAGATGCCGTACGCCGCCAGGCCCACCGCCACGAGGATCAGCAGCACCCGTCCCAGGGGTAG